One genomic region from Streptomyces sp. Li-HN-5-11 encodes:
- a CDS encoding protein kinase domain-containing protein gives MRTRQAGVSRMARREAPIPEGPLHDFAQGLRDLRASAPGKPTYRELERRARYSHSALSDAAAGRRLPTWPLTQAYVKACGGDVDEWRQRWQRVRDVLLATNPGLAAGFDNPDGTDIPQSGSGALPEREAPSGPVADPVAYPSANHESGSALSGGPTVEPLTRTDPARIGSFRLLGRLGGGAMGQVYLATSKAGRLVAVKVIRPHLAEDPAFRRRFAAEVAAARQVQGPYTPAVVDADPQAAQPWMATTYIAGPSLSEAVDQNGPLPPAVVAGLAAGVAEALKAIHAAGVLHRDLKPANVLLDVDGPKVIDFGIARSLEASRLTQTGAQLGTIPFMAPEQADGRPVTGAADVFSLASLLAYALTGIAPFGDGSSGQVLYRIVHSDPDPSALACEDNNLRDLIKACLDKDPDRRPTPEQIIDACADRHEGPWLPAALAAQAAARRNEASALLAKEATRRTVTRVKISAVPLLLAVAVIVATVIAHPVGTTPDSTLQPSSTPAPSAVSPLPADSSTAPPRSASPLASTPAQQAHNPSLNSNASPQTQPHASTAGNPGAGTGNNAARPKALQAGAARLLGAPDFDGYCQATGQGPVKLVTNNAYGWRCSADNGTGDDAEAVCAWTYNTPTAEVTNRVADFNNPNTWQCWHATHELGPLDFNAYCTATGHPGSTYASGRYAYGWYCTGSSAGIDTQAACATLYGSSPPLSRFQDFYDKDSWQCWG, from the coding sequence ATGAGGACGAGACAGGCGGGGGTGTCACGGATGGCCAGGCGGGAGGCGCCGATTCCGGAGGGTCCGTTACACGACTTCGCGCAGGGACTGCGGGATTTGAGAGCGTCGGCTCCGGGGAAGCCGACCTACCGGGAGCTGGAACGCCGGGCCCGCTACTCCCACTCGGCGCTGTCGGACGCGGCGGCCGGCCGCCGGTTGCCGACCTGGCCCCTCACCCAGGCGTACGTCAAGGCTTGCGGGGGCGATGTCGACGAGTGGAGGCAGCGCTGGCAGAGGGTGCGCGATGTGCTCCTGGCCACCAACCCGGGACTGGCTGCCGGATTTGACAACCCGGACGGCACGGACATCCCCCAGTCTGGATCGGGAGCACTGCCAGAGCGGGAAGCGCCGTCGGGGCCGGTCGCTGACCCTGTCGCGTATCCGTCCGCCAACCATGAGAGCGGCAGCGCCCTGTCGGGCGGGCCCACTGTCGAACCGCTGACCCGCACCGACCCCGCACGCATCGGTTCCTTCCGGTTGCTGGGACGCCTGGGCGGGGGCGCGATGGGACAGGTGTACCTGGCAACCTCCAAGGCCGGCCGCCTGGTCGCGGTCAAGGTGATCCGTCCCCACCTGGCCGAGGACCCCGCTTTCCGCCGTCGGTTCGCCGCCGAGGTCGCCGCAGCCCGGCAGGTCCAGGGCCCGTACACACCCGCCGTCGTGGACGCCGACCCGCAAGCCGCCCAGCCCTGGATGGCCACCACCTACATCGCCGGCCCCTCCCTGAGCGAAGCCGTCGACCAAAACGGCCCGCTGCCCCCCGCCGTCGTCGCGGGCCTGGCCGCCGGCGTCGCCGAGGCCCTCAAGGCCATCCACGCGGCCGGCGTGCTCCACCGCGACCTCAAGCCCGCCAACGTGCTCCTGGACGTCGACGGACCCAAAGTCATCGACTTCGGCATCGCCCGCTCACTGGAGGCCTCCCGGCTCACCCAGACCGGCGCCCAACTCGGCACCATCCCCTTCATGGCCCCCGAGCAAGCCGATGGCCGGCCCGTCACCGGCGCCGCCGACGTCTTCTCCCTCGCTTCCCTGCTCGCCTACGCCTTAACCGGCATCGCCCCCTTCGGCGACGGCTCCAGCGGCCAGGTCCTCTACCGCATCGTCCACTCCGACCCCGACCCCTCCGCTCTGGCCTGCGAGGACAACAATCTCCGGGACTTGATCAAGGCCTGCCTGGACAAAGATCCTGACCGCCGCCCCACTCCAGAGCAGATCATCGATGCCTGCGCCGACCGTCATGAGGGGCCGTGGCTGCCGGCTGCCCTCGCCGCCCAGGCCGCTGCCCGTCGCAATGAGGCCTCGGCTCTCCTGGCCAAGGAGGCCACCCGGCGCACCGTGACGCGCGTCAAGATCAGCGCCGTGCCCCTGCTGCTCGCCGTGGCCGTCATCGTGGCCACAGTCATCGCCCATCCCGTCGGCACCACTCCCGACAGCACTCTTCAGCCGAGCAGCACACCCGCACCCTCCGCCGTCTCACCGTTGCCCGCCGACAGCAGCACCGCACCCCCCCGCTCCGCCAGCCCCCTTGCGAGCACTCCCGCACAGCAAGCGCACAACCCCTCGCTCAACAGCAACGCCTCCCCTCAAACGCAACCACACGCAAGCACAGCAGGCAATCCAGGCGCAGGGACCGGCAACAACGCTGCCCGGCCGAAGGCCCTGCAAGCCGGCGCTGCTCGTCTCCTCGGCGCCCCAGACTTCGACGGCTACTGCCAGGCCACCGGCCAAGGCCCCGTCAAGCTCGTCACGAACAATGCCTACGGCTGGCGCTGCAGCGCCGACAACGGCACCGGAGACGACGCCGAAGCCGTGTGCGCCTGGACCTACAACACCCCCACCGCCGAAGTCACCAACCGCGTCGCCGACTTCAACAACCCCAATACCTGGCAGTGCTGGCACGCCACCCACGAGCTCGGCCCCCTCGACTTCAACGCCTACTGCACCGCCACAGGACACCCCGGCTCCACCTACGCCTCCGGACGCTACGCCTACGGCTGGTACTGCACCGGCAGCTCCGCCGGCATCGATACGCAGGCAGCCTGCGCGACTCTTTATGGCAGCAGCCCGCCGCTCAGCCGGTTCCAGGACTTCTACGACAAGGACTCCTGGCAGTGCTGGGGCTGA
- a CDS encoding NlpC/P60 family protein — MASGTHAAPVRRGLPVRLLTGLLAAVLALSAAVAASAATHDASSVRSVAVPAATRAHQPVVTTPHPVSRSTLQAVAHTATRHTAAIRLRPGDTLWGLAHRYGTTVAALQQANRLGTSTLIYAGHRLTIPTPAGPTARSSYPSHPHTVPTPSGATIAVAFARRQLGVPYLWGGSGNGGGYDCSGLVQAAWHAAGVTLPRTTTAQAQAGIRITRTQLRPGDLVFTQGYGHVELYAGHGRVIEAAHPKTRVRYATLPQAAAVNAYVRVPAHTTAAANATNASYTHTTTGSARQIAAQVFGSQHECAASIIARESGWQVAAANPASGAYGLAQALPGSKMAGFGSDWRTNPATQLRWMRSYVTSRYGGACAAWAFWQTHHWY, encoded by the coding sequence ATGGCCTCAGGCACCCACGCGGCACCCGTCAGAAGGGGACTGCCCGTCCGTCTGCTGACCGGGCTGCTGGCCGCCGTCCTGGCCCTGTCGGCCGCTGTCGCCGCCTCCGCGGCCACGCACGATGCCTCTTCCGTCCGGTCCGTCGCCGTACCGGCCGCCACCCGCGCGCACCAGCCGGTCGTCACCACGCCGCACCCGGTCTCCCGGAGCACCCTCCAAGCCGTCGCGCACACCGCCACTCGGCACACCGCCGCCATCCGGCTGCGCCCCGGCGACACCCTGTGGGGCCTGGCCCACCGCTACGGCACCACCGTCGCCGCGCTGCAACAAGCCAACCGCCTCGGCACCTCCACGCTGATCTACGCAGGCCACCGTCTGACCATCCCGACGCCCGCCGGTCCGACCGCCCGCAGCAGCTACCCGTCGCACCCTCACACAGTGCCGACTCCGTCCGGCGCCACCATCGCCGTTGCGTTCGCCCGTCGGCAACTCGGAGTCCCATACCTGTGGGGTGGCTCCGGAAACGGGGGTGGGTACGACTGCTCCGGCCTGGTGCAGGCCGCCTGGCACGCCGCCGGCGTCACCCTGCCCCGCACCACCACCGCCCAGGCCCAGGCCGGCATCCGCATCACCCGCACCCAGCTCCGGCCCGGCGACCTGGTCTTCACCCAGGGATACGGCCACGTCGAGCTCTACGCCGGACACGGACGCGTCATCGAAGCCGCCCACCCCAAAACCCGCGTCCGCTACGCCACCCTCCCCCAAGCGGCTGCCGTCAACGCCTACGTCCGCGTCCCCGCCCACACCACCGCGGCAGCGAACGCCACCAACGCCTCGTACACGCACACCACTACCGGCTCCGCCCGGCAGATCGCAGCCCAAGTCTTCGGCTCCCAGCACGAGTGCGCCGCCAGCATCATCGCCCGCGAGTCCGGCTGGCAGGTCGCCGCCGCCAACCCGGCCTCGGGCGCCTACGGCCTCGCCCAAGCCCTACCGGGCTCGAAGATGGCTGGCTTCGGCAGCGACTGGCGCACCAACCCGGCCACTCAGCTGCGCTGGATGCGCTCCTACGTCACGTCCCGCTACGGCGGCGCCTGCGCGGCCTGGGCCTTCTGGCAGACCCATCACTGGTACTGA